A part of Vibrio sp. B1FLJ16 genomic DNA contains:
- a CDS encoding sensor domain-containing diguanylate cyclase — MPEIRLEMADYHWVTQILDTMDAGLIVLDRKYNVCVWNSFMQSYSGVLSQDILGKCLFDRFEELPRAWLETKLKTCQDLETRSFSSWENRPYLFKFNNFSPVTNSSDFMFQDIVITPLRSLSGEVSHIAIQINDVTEIARSRIYLKETNQHLSEISRKDGLTGLFNRAHWEQTLKDEFAQLQVTGGNCSLVIFDIDHFKNVNDTYGHPIGDEVIRRTSTLLKKTVRNSDICGRFGGEEFTVLLPNTSEEQAGYFAERLRNRIEQEVIKLEGFSISYTVSIGVCEYKPHFESHIQWLKCADAALYCAKDKGKNTSCVYENAMA; from the coding sequence ATGCCAGAAATCAGGCTGGAGATGGCAGACTATCATTGGGTAACTCAAATCCTGGACACAATGGATGCAGGGCTTATTGTCCTAGACAGAAAGTATAACGTCTGTGTTTGGAACAGCTTTATGCAGTCCTACAGTGGTGTTTTGTCCCAAGATATTCTGGGTAAGTGCTTATTTGATCGTTTTGAAGAATTACCAAGAGCCTGGCTTGAGACGAAGTTAAAAACGTGCCAGGACTTGGAGACTCGTTCGTTCTCAAGTTGGGAAAATCGCCCATATCTCTTCAAGTTTAATAACTTTTCTCCGGTAACAAACAGCAGCGATTTCATGTTTCAGGACATCGTCATCACACCGTTGCGTTCGCTGTCCGGTGAGGTCAGTCATATTGCGATACAGATAAACGATGTGACAGAAATAGCCCGCAGCCGGATCTATCTGAAAGAGACCAATCAGCACCTATCGGAAATAAGTCGCAAAGATGGATTGACAGGCCTGTTTAATCGGGCGCATTGGGAACAAACACTTAAAGATGAGTTTGCTCAATTGCAAGTCACTGGCGGGAACTGCTCACTGGTGATTTTTGATATCGACCACTTTAAAAATGTGAATGATACTTATGGTCACCCTATTGGGGACGAAGTAATACGCCGGACCTCGACTCTACTTAAAAAGACCGTACGAAATAGCGATATTTGCGGACGATTTGGCGGGGAAGAGTTCACTGTTTTACTTCCTAATACGAGCGAAGAACAAGCAGGCTATTTTGCGGAGCGCTTACGCAACCGAATTGAGCAAGAGGTTATCAAGCTGGAAGGATTTTCGATTAGTTACACGGTCAGCATCGGAGTCTGCGAATATAAACCCCATTTTGAGAGCCACATACAATGGCTAAAATGTGCTGATGCCGCTTTATATTGCGCAAAAGATAAAGGGAAAAACACAAGCTGTGTGTATGAAAATGCGATGGCTTGA
- a CDS encoding response regulator codes for MKILICDDSAIARKLIIRTIVQSASLHLIEAHDGNEALKIMQEQDIDILFLDLTMPVMDGFEVLKSLPVSNYQTKIVIISGDVQQEAKQRCFELGAIAFVVKPLSVEQVVPVYDQLGLQYAFKPVLDLSPEQQERDEVSSLAKFREVANVALGKGAAIMADHLHEFILLPVPHVGPLSYGELHMTLVDVIGREDSVAVAQRFVGGGIHGEALVCLRGKDINQIGERLGYHLEFTAHNEVILNISNLLVSSFLTSLGNQLDKQFSLRQPGIIDTLVPFTEEQGNKGELFTIEYTYMAESFDFECEVLFLIDKSSVQIIYDIMELI; via the coding sequence ATGAAAATACTGATATGTGATGATTCAGCAATCGCAAGAAAACTGATAATACGAACCATCGTACAAAGTGCGTCATTACATCTAATCGAAGCTCACGATGGTAATGAAGCGCTGAAAATCATGCAGGAACAAGATATCGACATATTGTTTCTGGATTTGACGATGCCAGTCATGGACGGTTTCGAAGTTCTAAAGTCTTTACCAGTCAGTAATTATCAAACAAAAATTGTCATAATTTCCGGCGACGTTCAGCAAGAAGCGAAACAGCGTTGTTTTGAGCTAGGTGCAATCGCATTTGTCGTTAAACCGCTATCAGTAGAACAAGTCGTACCGGTCTATGACCAACTTGGATTGCAGTACGCTTTCAAACCTGTTCTAGACCTGAGCCCTGAACAGCAGGAGAGGGATGAAGTCTCCTCACTGGCCAAGTTCCGAGAAGTCGCAAACGTTGCTTTAGGCAAAGGCGCTGCAATCATGGCTGATCACCTGCACGAGTTTATTTTGTTGCCGGTGCCTCATGTCGGGCCTTTGTCCTATGGCGAGCTCCACATGACGTTAGTTGACGTGATTGGGAGGGAAGACTCTGTCGCGGTAGCGCAGCGATTCGTTGGAGGAGGCATTCATGGAGAAGCTTTGGTTTGTCTCCGAGGAAAAGACATTAATCAAATCGGAGAAAGGTTAGGCTATCATTTAGAGTTTACCGCTCATAACGAAGTCATTCTAAACATCTCCAACTTGTTAGTTTCATCGTTTCTGACCTCGTTGGGTAATCAGCTGGATAAACAGTTCTCGCTCCGCCAGCCCGGTATCATCGATACATTGGTGCCATTTACAGAGGAACAAGGTAATAAAGGCGAACTCTTTACTATCGAGTATACCTACATGGCAGAATCATTTGACTTTGAGTGTGAAGTTTTATTTTTGATAGATAAGTCATCGGTACAAATCATATATGACATTATGGAGTTAATCTGA
- a CDS encoding fructosamine kinase family protein, with the protein MWQAISQQLSDTLLFEYQIIEKVRLSGGDISESYMINDGEQRYFVKINDLEFLSKFEVEADCLHLLRETSTVFVPEVVLVGKTKNTSFIILNYLPTKPLEDAQNSFLFGQQLARLHQWGEQKEFGFDTDNYLGSTLQPNQWHKKWSVFFAEQRIGWQLQLLKEKGVTLVDIEDFVDIVKQLLSNHMPKPSLLHGDLWNGNTALTPVGPICFDAACYWGDRECDLAMTELFGGFTPDFYQGYESVLPLLPGYQERKELYNLYHILNHCNLFGGHYLDQAQLSINKIISV; encoded by the coding sequence ATGTGGCAAGCAATATCGCAACAACTTTCTGATACGTTGTTATTTGAATATCAAATCATCGAAAAAGTTCGGCTTTCCGGTGGGGATATCAGTGAAAGCTATATGATTAATGATGGCGAGCAACGTTACTTCGTAAAAATTAACGATCTAGAGTTTTTGTCTAAGTTTGAAGTTGAAGCCGATTGTCTCCATTTACTACGAGAAACATCGACTGTATTTGTCCCAGAAGTCGTACTTGTTGGTAAAACCAAAAACACCTCTTTTATTATTCTCAACTATCTACCGACTAAACCGTTAGAAGATGCACAAAACAGTTTTCTCTTTGGCCAGCAACTTGCCCGTCTACACCAATGGGGCGAGCAGAAAGAGTTTGGTTTTGATACAGATAACTACTTAGGTTCTACCCTACAACCCAATCAGTGGCATAAAAAGTGGAGTGTATTCTTCGCTGAGCAAAGAATTGGCTGGCAATTGCAATTGCTTAAAGAAAAGGGGGTTACTTTAGTTGATATCGAAGACTTTGTGGACATAGTGAAACAGCTTTTATCAAATCACATGCCAAAACCTTCGCTATTACACGGTGACCTGTGGAACGGAAATACCGCGCTAACACCTGTCGGCCCTATTTGTTTTGATGCCGCATGCTATTGGGGAGACAGAGAATGCGATCTTGCCATGACAGAACTTTTTGGCGGATTTACACCGGATTTTTATCAAGGATATGAATCAGTCCTGCCATTACTGCCTGGTTATCAGGAACGAAAAGAGCTCTATAACCTTTATCATATCCTTAACCACTGTAACCTGTTTGGTGGTCATTACTTAGATCAGGCGCAGTTATCCATAAACAAGATTATTTCCGTCTGA
- a CDS encoding CPXCG motif-containing cysteine-rich protein, with product MKNYTERHVKCPHCGHSIGITLDASNGDQEFYDDCPACCHAIHLNMHVDELNDKVELYVDDNYE from the coding sequence ATGAAAAATTATACTGAAAGGCATGTAAAGTGTCCGCATTGTGGTCATTCTATTGGTATTACTTTAGACGCTAGTAATGGAGATCAAGAGTTTTACGATGATTGTCCTGCCTGTTGTCACGCCATTCATCTTAATATGCACGTGGATGAACTGAATGACAAAGTAGAACTCTATGTTGACGACAACTACGAATAG
- a CDS encoding riboflavin synthase subunit alpha: MFTGIVQGTAQVVKIEKKERFQTHVIELEGPLLNGLEIGASVANNGCCLTVTKIEGNRVNFDLMQATLALTNLGEVSEGEHVNIERAAKFGDEIGGHSMSGHISLMAIITDIIDTPNNRTIWFELPAESMKYVLAKGYIGIDGCSLTIGEVEETRFSVHLIPETLQRTLFGGRVVGNQVNIEFDPQTQAIVDTVERVLASKNI; the protein is encoded by the coding sequence ATGTTTACTGGAATAGTACAAGGTACGGCTCAGGTCGTGAAAATAGAAAAGAAAGAGCGTTTTCAGACCCACGTAATCGAGTTAGAGGGACCGCTTCTTAATGGGTTAGAAATAGGTGCTTCAGTAGCTAATAACGGCTGTTGTCTGACTGTGACAAAAATTGAAGGTAACCGGGTAAACTTCGATTTGATGCAAGCTACCTTAGCTTTAACTAATCTAGGCGAGGTGAGTGAAGGTGAGCATGTAAACATCGAACGCGCTGCTAAATTTGGTGATGAGATTGGCGGTCATAGTATGTCTGGCCATATTAGTTTGATGGCGATAATCACCGACATCATCGATACACCAAATAACCGTACTATATGGTTCGAGTTACCAGCAGAATCAATGAAATATGTGCTGGCAAAAGGCTACATTGGAATTGACGGTTGCTCGCTCACTATTGGTGAGGTTGAAGAAACCCGTTTCTCAGTTCATCTTATTCCTGAAACATTACAAAGAACATTGTTCGGTGGAAGAGTAGTCGGTAACCAGGTAAATATTGAATTTGATCCGCAAACTCAAGCGATTGTGGATACAGTAGAGCGGGTACTGGCTTCTAAGAATATTTAA